In bacterium, the DNA window GGAAGGTGCAGGCCGTGGATGAAGCCGGGGGGGTGTTGACCGAGACGTCATTTATCGTGCGATGAGACAGCGGCCAGGGAGTTGAGCCGCTCCTCTATCTCTGCTTGGACGGTTTGGAGGCGGCCGGTGCATCGTCGTGGCCGGGAAACGAGATGCGGTGCCAGCATCCTTTGCAGATCAGCGCACGATCCACTTTCAGCAGCACCTGCTCCCAGGCGCTGAGCGGTTTGCCGCAATGCGGACAGGCTTCCAGTCCTTGCGGA includes these proteins:
- a CDS encoding Trm112 family protein, whose translation is MEPPTPQGLEACPHCGKPLSAWEQVLLKVDRALICKGCWHRISFPGHDDAPAASKPSKQR